A single region of the candidate division KSB1 bacterium genome encodes:
- a CDS encoding acyl-CoA carboxylase subunit beta, which yields MAIDPRIENLRKLKSQALLGGGQKRIDTQHKKGKLSARERINLLLDENSFEEIDMLVRHSSRDFDLDKQRYFGDGVIIGYGTINGRKIFVFSQDFTVLGGSLSESHGKKICKLMDLALKNGAPIIGLNDSGGARIQEGVVSLGAYADIFLRNTLASGVIPQISVILGPCAGGAVYSPAITDFVFMVKNNSYMFVTGPNVVKTVTHEEVSFEDLGGAETHATKSGIAHLISENEVDLLERVRELMQYLPQNNLDDPITEENDDDPSRVDDTLNTIVPENSNKSYDVKEVLFRVFDDGKFFEIHEYFAQNIVVGFAHLNGSPVGIVANQPAFLAGVLDINSSIKAGRFVRFCDAFNIPIITFVDVPGFLPGTDQEWGGIIRNGAKLLYAYCEATVPKITVILRKAYGGAYDVMSSKHIRGDVNLAWPSAEIAVMGPKGAVEIIFRKEIEESKDRLKTTEEMASQYREKFANPYIAAERGYIDDVIEPSETRPKLIKALEMTKNKVDQNPRKKHGNIPL from the coding sequence ATGGCAATCGATCCAAGAATTGAAAATCTACGCAAGTTAAAGTCTCAAGCATTATTAGGGGGTGGACAAAAAAGAATTGATACTCAACACAAAAAAGGTAAATTAAGCGCGAGAGAGCGGATCAACCTGCTCCTGGACGAAAACAGCTTTGAAGAAATTGATATGCTGGTACGTCACAGCAGCCGTGATTTTGACCTGGATAAACAACGTTATTTCGGTGACGGTGTAATCATCGGATACGGTACCATCAATGGGAGAAAAATATTCGTTTTTTCCCAGGATTTTACTGTTCTTGGCGGCTCTCTTTCGGAATCGCACGGCAAGAAAATTTGCAAATTAATGGACCTGGCCTTAAAAAACGGTGCTCCAATTATTGGCCTGAACGATTCTGGTGGCGCGAGGATTCAGGAAGGTGTGGTTAGTCTTGGAGCCTATGCGGATATTTTTCTGCGCAATACTTTGGCTTCCGGAGTCATTCCCCAGATTTCAGTAATTTTAGGGCCCTGTGCCGGTGGTGCAGTATATTCGCCTGCCATTACGGACTTTGTTTTCATGGTTAAAAATAACAGCTACATGTTTGTAACGGGTCCAAATGTTGTAAAAACAGTTACGCATGAGGAGGTTTCTTTCGAAGACTTGGGTGGTGCTGAAACTCATGCAACCAAAAGTGGAATAGCTCATTTAATCTCAGAAAATGAAGTTGACTTACTTGAGCGTGTTAGAGAATTGATGCAATATCTGCCGCAAAATAATCTAGACGATCCGATAACAGAGGAAAACGATGACGATCCGAGTAGAGTTGACGATACGCTGAATACTATAGTTCCTGAAAATTCCAATAAATCGTATGATGTTAAAGAAGTACTGTTTCGAGTTTTTGACGACGGTAAATTTTTTGAAATACATGAATATTTTGCCCAAAATATCGTCGTCGGTTTTGCACATCTTAATGGTTCACCTGTAGGAATTGTTGCAAATCAACCTGCATTTTTGGCAGGTGTGTTGGATATCAATTCATCCATTAAAGCAGGGAGGTTTGTTCGTTTCTGTGATGCTTTTAATATCCCGATAATCACATTTGTAGATGTGCCTGGATTTTTGCCGGGAACCGATCAGGAATGGGGCGGAATCATCCGAAATGGCGCCAAATTGTTATATGCTTATTGTGAAGCAACGGTACCAAAAATTACTGTGATTCTTAGAAAAGCCTATGGCGGTGCTTATGATGTTATGAGTAGTAAACACATCAGGGGTGATGTTAACCTTGCATGGCCATCTGCTGAAATTGCGGTTATGGGTCCGAAAGGCGCTGTTGAGATCATATTTCGCAAAGAGATCGAAGAATCGAAAGATCGACTGAAGACAACTGAAGAAATGGCTAGTCAATACCGGGAAAAATTTGCAAATCCTTATATCGCAGCCGAACGTGGATATATAGATGATGTGATTGAACCGTCAGAAACTCGGCCTAAATTAATCAAGGCTCTCGAAATGACCAAAAATAAGGTCGACCAAAATCCAAGAAAGAAACACGGAAATATT